From the Theileria equi strain WA chromosome 4 map unlocalized gcontig_1105316255041, whole genome shotgun sequence genome, one window contains:
- a CDS encoding conserved hypothetical protein (encoded by transcript BEWA_046570A) — translation MMSEEAKMDQKKKEGDGLKKTVAFMAGLSLYQLPYLAMAAAKYSLARFQIPMSLLSLYISRMIVLFRVLSLIGIALLTLYSQCKGPYQRQMTAGFFIAFSLCFVFLFLIYCTGGEQGHLTLYYWGLGAASFLLGAAFTTIVDIVTENVVFLLLSLPLTGVFVSIFHLTFIFFWELFGLSNINYWLVVCQLIIAICITSIHALLYTITYWSEDAQGEGSGTGSSSSSSSSNTTGAQGQDGATQEDGFMTALGKAWSPILLISLGYGIHNAFYPGIAPYKLTDVKTAYNIDLVVLFTSALAPLSILILKDKKMGPDVQWIKGNSIWHASWIFFLIEMTCATIFICGLHSPGAAISRAVKSSPAILGLMTVTYDLCAQLTRSIGTNGADMQSYEKRSNSAMNTLNSFSYGFTQVIFASMGDGYLKTYSKYEHDRSKWPTQHFGILRSFWFWYWTATKVSFKAIGGSFCLDVRGAIQTKKEVLFIVYSDEVDNSNKPPKAENPTVMKIVYDI, via the coding sequence ATGATGAGTGAGGAAGCTAAGATGGaccaaaagaagaaggaaggaGATGGTCTGAAGAAGACTGTAGCCTTCATGGCAGGTCTGTCTCTCTATCAGCTGCCCTATCTGGCCATGGCTGCCGCCAAGTACAGCCTGGCAAGGTTCCAAATACCCATGAGTTTGCTGAGCCTATACATCAGCCGGATGATTGTTCTCTTTAGGGTCCTCTCGCTGATTGGAATTGCCCTTTTGACTCTCTACTCCCAGTGCAAGGGACCCTATCAGAGGCAGATGACTGCAGGATTCTTTATAGCCTTTAGCTTGTGCTTTGTCTTCTTGTTCCTCATCTACTGTACTGGCGGAGAACAGGGTCATCTTACTCTCTACTACTGGGGGCTTGGTGCGGCATCATTCCTACTGGGCGCCGCTTTTACCACGATCGTAGACATCGTGACGGAGAACGTGGTCTTTCTTCTACTTTCTCTGCCACTCACTGGAGTGTTTGTCTCCATCTTTCACCTcacattcatcttcttctggGAATTATTTGGACTCTCCAACATCAACTACTGGCTCGTTGTATGCCAGTTAATCATCGCCATATGCATTACTAGCATTCATGCGTTACTTTATACCATTACATATTGGAGTGAAGATGCTCAAGGTGAAGGATCAGGCACtggtagtagtagtagtagtagtagcAGCAATACTACTGGAGCTCAGGGTCAAGATGGTGCTACTCAGGAAGATGGTTTCATGACAGCCTTGGGGAAAGCCTGGTCACCCATTCTATTGATCTCTCTGGGTTACGGTATTCACAATGCCTTTTATCCGGGTATAGCGCCTTATAAGCTGACTGATGTAAAGACTGCATACAACATTGACCTGGTGGTTCTCTTTACGAGCGCCCTGGCtccactttccattttgATTCTCAAGGACAAGAAAATGGGACCAGATGTGCAGTGGATAAAGGGTAATTCCATATGGCATGCCTCATGGATATTCTTTTTAATAGAAATGACATGTGCAACCATTTTCATCTGTGGTCTTCATTCCCCAGGAGCGGCGATATCACGAGCTGTAAAGAGCAGTCCTGCTATTTTGGGGTTGATGACTGTGACGTACGATCTCTGTGCACAGCTTACGAGAAGTATTGGTACCAACGGAGCTGACATGCAAAGTTACGAAAAGCGTAGTAACAGTGCGATGAATACATTGAACTCGTTTTCATACGGCTTCACACAAGTTATTTTTGCATCAATGGGTGATGGTTATCTAAagacttattccaagtatgagcatgatagaagtaaatggcctactCAGCACTTTGGGATTCTGAGGTCATTCTGGTTCTGGTATTGGACAGCCACAAAAGTGTCTTTTAAAGCCATCGGTGGTTCCTTTTGTCTTGATGTTAGAGGTGCTATTCAGACAAAGAAGGAGGTTCTCTTTATTGTGTATTCTGATGAAGTGGATAATAGTAACAAGCCTCCCAAGGCTGAAAATCCTACAGTAATGAAGATAGTTTACGACATATAA
- a CDS encoding hypothetical protein (encoded by transcript BEWA_046590A) yields MSEEVQHVTQVSLDLHLGQCTVIHRDIRTGKIINLYVESFKEVHTGRPDPKNVENVADFEGHTCHSNVCKGYSEDAYTENGEGNGFLEHTTDPAAVTESPDSDYECCGQGDHYEYVQGKLHQEQESDYLAYVPFENSEGSTDVQLDCSDEDYSDKLTVNLESEEHDEKECETSSPPASVLDDNRPKRRIAVNNVTPTFALGRYEVYEHIIPDSVESCKVNYGGLIQEIPVVLEDSEEVNVRFRDKIHTSAHSAKRVFVYFCKDTPLLIYIKAPEGKGRGRWLKNRQDGGAWEVVEYPPANEYAYRDIVDVLDTLESDCGPPCVIVDISQKEGAYVDPDSPSKHQITVVKNVGPQSEVPDNYIMYDHTIEGRSYFTMATAKCAGETIDIIRNIDKVTRVSVYYWEHDNHYNMPLVMRVSRHAGDEWHENGGSPKNTKWNALPDFSA; encoded by the coding sequence atgAGTGAAGAGGTTCAGCACGTTACTCAAGTTTCTCTGGATTTGCATTTAGGGCAATGCACAGTGATCCACAGGGATATACGCACGGGAAAGATCATTAATCTCTATGTTGAGAGCTTTAAAGAGGTGCATACAGGCCGCCCAGACCCGAAGAATGTCGAGAATGTGGCAGACTTTGAGGGACATACATGCCACTCTAATGTTTGCAAAGGCTACTCTGAGGATGCATACACCGAGAATGGTGAGGGTAATGGATTTTTAGAGCATACAACTGACCCGGCAGCAGTCACAGAGTCGCCGGATAGCGACTATGAATGTTGTGGGCAAGGTGACCATTATGAATATGTGCAAGGGAAACTCCATCAAGAACAAGAATCCGACTATCTTGCGTATGTGCCGTTTGAAAATTCAGAGGGCTCCACAGATGTGCAGTTGGACTGCTCTGACGAGGACTATTCCGACAAACTCACTGTAAATCTTGAGAGTGAAGAGcatgatgaaaaggaatgCGAGACCTCATCTCCGCCCGCTAGCGTTTTGGACGACAATAGACCCAAAAGGAGGATAGCGGTCAACAATGTAACACCGACCTTTGCACTTGGAAGGTACGAGGTCTATGAGCACATCATTCCAGACTCCGTCGAGTCCTGCAAGGTTAATTACGGCGGTCTTATTCAGGAGATTCCTGTGGTTCTCGAGGATTCCGAAGAGGTTAATGTGAGATTTAGAGACAAAATACATACCAGTGCCCATAGCGCCAAGAGGGTCTTTGTTTACTTTTGCAAGGATACCCCGCTCTTGATATACATCAAGGCGCCCGAGGGTAAGGGAAGGGGACGTTGGCTCAAAAACAGACAAGATGGCGGAGCCTGGGAAGTTGTGGAATATCCTCCAGCCAACGAGTACGCATATAGGGACATTGTTGACGTTCTGGATACTCTTGAGAGCGACTGCGGACCTCCCTGTGTAATCGTTGACATATCGCAAAAGGAAGGTGCATATGTGGATCCGGATTCCCCTAGCAAGCACCAAATTACAGTTGTAAAGAACGTCGGTCCGCAGTCTGAAGTACCGGACAATTATATAATGTATGATCACACCATTGAAGGCAGAAGCTACTTTACCATGGCCACGGCAAAGTGCGCAGGGGAaactatagacattattCGGAACATTGACAAGGTTACCCGGGTATCAGTCTATTACTGGGAACATGACAACCACTACAACATGCCGCTTGTAATGAGAGTATCTAGGCACGCTGGAGACGAATGGCACGAGAACGGAGGCTCTCCCAAGAATACAAAGTGGAACGCACTTCCAGATTTTTCCGCCTAG
- a CDS encoding hypothetical protein (encoded by transcript BEWA_046600A): MQILNIGPEPKVDVDIPSGGMSESSAMCSLGKCTSGESSVFAAAQNGSSVAHSSTVKGENIDYWKSTDPLTSTQDEEDGSVLVSPQGIKGEEKGLVSTVSISCLDFFQDATLEPFMDLQNNKVDEQNADYILQDSTRNKYSTQPLPVEQDGSSSPLKLADENVSKPKTYHSDDRVESSMADLDKEVMQKISQLLAQKKPKNTNLHIRQPEVPESTSCASSILSSLETDHSHVTNDSELPKECISEVYLFLLQMKLLNTLDLVKAVCRPWGVPPNGTDYAFHFDKIASAKSIHLLHQYESIFAPIYERFKYDDPAHLWTRVGDLEYFKIIHKLECLRNNVPFNPEVYKKLEKETKERVDKVDLFAPTSIAQDSKSSRNIDESEVQTDEKSTVDGEDSTDSESYTLTGYMQEEEGEDDEFDISLYMSIEPKHDAPSETSTICLPDAPLTISRDSTINHTDPIPCDTYRDPFYMNIDPESSSSFAVLDENVIEPMRECRREPEIEYGSSWKNGNEDTVSKFGKIVVDVLSKHAKGEYNEDDAPYTKKMKHSSMRYGSQDAYSRHSGNYSPNIDYDSDYYRGQDAYRVSKSGRIITNKVVEDVHTAKQYGEKKKRKRKRIYSDIKVPSNTTSLRLDGPKISVVSASVSYDKRQQRFMAQWKTKEGTKHSKSFYAKRYASPLMARKHAELYKMYILQHKNLNMHDLKEPTYEELAAQNFEPLDKVDVCEWNEGMHE; encoded by the coding sequence atgcagattttaaACATAGGTCCCGAACCCAAAGTAGATGTAGACATTCCCTCCGGGGGAATGAGCGAGAGCAGTGCCATGTGCAGTCTCGGCAAATGCACGAGCGGCGAATCGTCGGTTTTTGCAGCTGCCCAGAATGGGTCAAGCGTTGCTCATTCGAGCACAGTAAAGGGGGAGAATATAGACTATTGGAAGTCGACCGATCCACTTACCTCGACGCAGGATGAAGAGGATGGCTCAGTTCTTGTGTCTCCCCAAGGCATCAAGGGGGAGGAAAAGGGCCTCGTGTCCACGGTTTCAATAAGTTGTCTCGACTTTTTCCAGGATGCAACCTTGGAACCGTTTATGGACCTGCAAAATAACAAAGTCGATGAGCAAAATGCAGATTACATTTTGCAAGACTCTACCCGTAACAAGTACTCTACACAGCCCTTGCCGGTAGAACAAGATGGCAGCTCTAGCCCATTAAAGCTGGctgatgaaaatgttagCAAACcaaaaacataccattCGGATGACCGAGTGGAAAGTAGCATGGCTGATTTAGACAAGGAGGTTATGCAAAAGATATCACAGCTGTTGGCTCAAAAGAAGCctaaaaatacaaatcTTCACATTAGACAACCAGAGGTCCCAGAATCTACTTCTTGCGCTTCATCCATCTTGTCATCCCTGGAAACTGACCATTCTCATGTTACAAACGACTCTGAACTACCAAAAGAGTGTATATCAGAAGTTTACCTCTTTTTGCTACAAATGAAGCTTTTAAACACCCTTGATTTGGTCAAGGCAGTTTGTAGACCTTGGGGAGTCCCTCCAAATGGAACTGACTATGCTTTTCATTTTGACAAAATTGCAAGTGCAAAGTCCATACATTTATTGCACCAATACGAATCAATCTTTGCCCCAATCTATGAAAGGTTCAAGTATGATGATCCAGCACATTTGTGGACACGTGTTGGTGATTTGgagtattttaaaattatcCACAAGCTGGAGTGTTTGAGGAATAATGTACCCTTTAATCCAGAGGTTTACAAGAAACTGGAAAAGGAAACTAAGGAGAGGGTTGATAAGGTTGATTTGTTTGCCCCTACATCTATTGCACAAGATTCAAAGAGCTCTAGAAACATTGATGAATCGGAGGTTCAAACTGATGAAAAGTCTACTGTAGATGGAGAGGACTCCACTGATAGCGAATCTTACACCCTCACTGGGTATATGCAGGAAGAGGAGGGagaggatgatgaatttGACATTTCTCTCTACATGTCAATTGAGCCAAAGCATGATGCTCCTAGTGAGACATCCACCATTTGCCTCCCAGATGCGCCCTTGACAATCTCTAGAGATTCAACCATAAACCACACTGATCCGATCCCATGTGATACCTACAGGGACCCCTTTTACATGAACATTGACCCAGAAAGTAGCTCCTCTTTTGCAGTTTTAGATGAAAATGTGATTGAGCCCATGAGAGAGTGTAGAAGGGAGCCAGAAATTGAGTATGGATCTAgctggaagaatggtaacGAGGATACAGTGTCCAAGTTTGGAAAAATCGTAGTTGATGTGCTCTCTAAACATGCCAAGGGAGAGTACAATGAGGATGATGCCCCGTATACCAAAAAGATGAAGCATTCTTCCATGCGTTACGGCTCCCAGGATGCTTACTCGCGCCATTCCGGCAACTACTCACCGAACATTGACTATGATTCCGACTATTACAGAGGTCAAGACGCCTACAGAGTCAGCAAATCTGGGAGAATTATAACCAACAAGGTTGTGGAGGATGTCCACACTGCAAAGCAGTATGgagaaaagaaaaagaggaagaggaagagaattTACAGCGATATCAAGGTACCAAGTAATACTACGAGTCTGAGGCTAGATGGTCCAAAGATTTCAGTGGTATCCGCAAGTGTCTCGTATGACAAGAGACAGCAAAGATTCATGGCCCAGTGGAAGACAAAGGAAGGCACAAAACACTCTAAATCCTTTTATGCAAAGAGATACGCAAGTCCACTAATGGCAAGGAAACATGCTGAACTATacaaaatgtacattttgcAACACAAGAACCTAAACATGCATGACCTAAAGGAGCCAACCTATGAGGAGCTGGCTGCACAAAACTTTGAACCCCTCGACAAGGTGGATGTATGcgaatggaatgaaggaATGCATGAATGA
- a CDS encoding hypothetical protein (encoded by transcript BEWA_046560A), with product MVLAEINDKCGKNSTLFLLKEGKDWNEVNLSTYLDTLENMKKDVPRQDPIDEQCDPAPECEQPEKPTVGECNKEEEEVHWDLSDSDCDDVPPAPVVTNRRKCKKKESAKKKDNIRKRTPKPAPVNPERESKCIKVSEDESGTNMNCTIIWDLANEDAYENEGDEDTLTIEVKVPRSGSRQRIPLPPISLDDPGSNCDATTIDIDDTPVQNVVPYKSFDHYYDRVPSKLVIPNPGATLSTLTIGSNRVWTGQEGDRILYANVHWKDGRSVLVFLVLYPRGSPRDISLSFVRRNNTWILTKNYNCELGKLKVPLQCWSAFAIDIASNKNSNCHVFEAMMDDIPTRFYYPKLGKIADRVYYGKHKIWGSEACQCRQEPYTWRAISLRLYLRNKTPKLLKITLKDHNDRLGSQHFIFAESSWVRIDESSSQGIKQTLRTFAQRQQILEQCRD from the coding sequence ATGGTCCTGGCGGAGATAAACGACAAGTGTGGAAAGAACTCCAccctcttcctcctcaagGAGGGTAAGGACTGGAATGAGGTTAACCTCTCCACTTACCTCGATACGctggaaaatatgaagaagGACGTGCCAAGACAAGATCCTATTGATGAACAATGCGATCCCGCTCCAGAGTGTGAACAACCAGAGAAACCGACCGTGGGAGAGTGTAAcaaagaggaggaagaagtgcATTGGGACCTCTCAGACTCCGACTGTGATGATGTGCCGCCGGCTCCAGTTGTTACGAATAGGAGGAAATGCAAGAAAAAGGAGTCCgcaaagaagaaggataaTATAAGAAAGAGAACACCAAAACCTGCTCCTGTTAATCCTGAAAGGGAATCCAAGTGTATAAAGGTGAGTGAGGATGAAAGCGGAACAAACATGAACTGCACAATAATATGGGATCTAGCAAATGAGGACGCgtatgaaaatgaaggGGATGAAGATACTCTGACAATCGAAGTAAAGGTGCCGAGATCTGGATCTAGACAGAGAATCCCACTACCTCCCATATCTCTGGATGATCCAGGATCAAATTGTGATGCTACTACCATTGACATTGACGATACTCCGGTTCAAAACGTTGTTCCATACAAATCATTCGATCATTATTATGATCGGGTCCCTAGCAAACTGGTAATTCCGAACCCTGGAGCAACTCTATCCACGCTAACCATTGGTAGCAACAGAGTGTGGACCGGACAGGAAGGCGACAGAATTCTCTACGCCAACGTACATTGGAAGGATGGGAGATCAGTGCTGGTATTCCTTGTATTGTATCCGAGAGGATCCCCAAGAGACATTTCACTATCATTCGTGAGGAGGAATAATACCTGGATTCTAACGAAAAACTACAATTGCGAGTTGGGTAAACTCAAAGTACCTTTGCAGTGCTGGTCAGCTTTTGCCATTGACATCGCCAGTAACAAAAACAGCAACTGCCACGTTTTCGAAGCGATGATGGACGACATCCCAACTCGTTTCTACTACCCAAAATTGGGAAAGATTGCAGACAGAGTCTATTATGGTAAGCACAAAATTTGGGGCTCTGAGGCTTGCCAATGCAGACAAGAGCCGTACACATGGCGAGCGATAAGTCTTAGACTATACCTGCGGAATAAAACCCCCAAACTCCTCAAAATCACCCTCAAGGACCATAACGATAGACTTGGTTCTCAACACTTTATATTTGCGGAGAGCAGCTGGGTTAGAATTGACGAGTCAAGTTCCCAGGGTATTAAGCAGACATTAAGAACCTTTGCACAGCGACAGCAGATCCTTGAACAATGCAGAGATTGA
- a CDS encoding hypothetical protein (encoded by transcript BEWA_046610A) gives MYDVEAACVVNGRFEEAFSFSPQDCKFRGNAFRGGKAGQLLEGIIELYDAQGFRINESCGSLLASLTLRKNVFEEQEDLISEKVYLRERQDGTIEVVYIAKITGTWTLSITSQDFEHIRGSPFEITITEGDASPYCCTLQAVEQNGYISNFQEFVLETKDGFGNPHTRGKTGYVIKCIGGSKLVSVQDLNNGKYRILCLTDPNSHFSQLRVTLIGKDVVNSPYSLVKGGNARLADASGRCTGAHQEVFRTLKMCKEAHEKNLRIRQECNVMENEFERMKHEAFTSYNASRLQVVHSIPAIISINDVSVEEQKEKRNGLIARHQKVLEDVQELKKEMEEVDKMREELFGFLGEKYTNAEDTLSKAMEEYKRALGGVIKEVSETRSLQKFRRDLQSGSANAYKKLEAQRDISEALHILQNHVEREKSQPTNHVNLSAIPVKLLGQKRPTIPDKPKTLAFCLLEGRYRPKNNKT, from the exons ATGTACGATGTGGAGGCTGCGTGTGTAGTAAATGGGCGTTTTGAGGAGGCGTTTTCATTCTCACCTCAAGACTGCAAATTTAGAGGAAATGCCTTTAGAGGAGGCAAGGCTGGGCAACTTTTAGAG GGAATCATCGAGTTGTACGATGCTCAGGGCTTTAGGATAAACGAGTCCTGTGGATCTCTCCTGGCTTCACTGACCCTGAGGAAGAACGTCTTTGAAGAGCAAGAAGATCTCATTAGCGAAAAGGTGTACCTGAGAGAGCGTCAGGATGGAACTATTGAG GTAGTCTATATCGCTAAAATTACTGGAACCTGGACATTGAGTATTACATCGCAAGATTTTGAACATATAAGAG GGTCTCCGTTTGAAATTACCATTACTGAAGGTGATGCATCACCTTATTGTTGCACGTTGCAAG CCGTTGAACAAAATGGGTATATCTCTAATTTTCAAGAATTTGTCCTAGAGACCAAAGATGGATTTGGCAATCCACATACCAG AGGCAAGACTGGCTATGTGATAAAGTGTATAGGAGGCAGTAAGCTTGTTAGTGTGCAGGACCTCAACAATGGAAAG TATCGAATTCTCTGTTTAACCGATCCGAATTCCCATTTTAGTCAGCTCAGAG TGACTCTTATCGGAAAGGATGTTGTAAATTCGCCATATTCGCTGGTAAAAGGGGGAAATGCGCGTCTAGCTGATGCTTCTGGCCGTTGCACAGGCGCCCACCAGGAGGTGTTTAGGACCCTGAAAATGTGCAAAGAGGCCCATGAAAAGAATTTGAGAATTAGACAAGAGTGTAATGttatggaaaatgaatTTGAACGGATGAAGCATGAAGCATTCACATCGTACAACGCCTCAAGACTCCAAGTCGTCCATTCCATTCCTGCCATAATTTCCATCAACGATGTAAGCGTGGAGGAGCAGAAGGAAAAGAGGAATGGGCTAATAGCTAGGCACCAAAAGGTTCTTGAAGACGTGCAAGAActaaagaaggaaatggAAGAGGTGGATAAAATGAGAGAGGAACTCTTTGGATTCCTGGGTGAAAAGTATACCAATGCAGAAGATACGCTGAGCAAGGCAATGGAAGAATACAAGAGGGCGCTTGGAGGCGTAATTAAGGAAGTTTCAGAAACGAG GTCACTCCAAAAATTCCGCCGGGACTTGCAATCTGGCAGTGCCAATGCCTACAAGAAGCTGGAGGCTCAGAGGGACATTAGTGAAGCTCTGCACATTCTGCAGAATCATGTCGAGAGGGAAAAATCGCAACCAACGAATCATGTAAATCTAAGCGCAATACCTGTAAAGCTCCTCGGACAAAAGAGACCGACGATTCCAGACAAACCAAAAACACTTGCATTCTGCCTGCTCGAAGGAAGATATCGCCCAAAGAATAACAAGACGTGA
- a CDS encoding conserved hypothetical protein (encoded by transcript BEWA_046580A): MGEEQGDTGNGSLKKAVAFLSGLALYQLPHAAISAGNFTVGRFQIPQQYVGLYINRMIIPYRIFSLLGVAVLTVYDQFYESGISQITVGLFWGVIGCYIALLLTYCSGGIQGHLTLYYWMVILASAIVGAAFVGIVKALGDDVTYLLVALPVSGILASSYHISFIVISQYLNFSNIYYWLVFWQWICAISLIAAVSVLVWTFMGITPNGNSTNTTSTTCTESGSGGGEFLKSLHNALSPLLLVAFGYGIQNMFYPSVAPYKIIGIDRGYKIDVAVLITSAVPPLLFLYLISQGKGPNKKWTSGNARWWHGAWAFFGIEVMCGMLFFSTLHYPNSAMPRAIKDSIWGLGFFTVLYDFSVQMTRCIGSNGVDKQGGKDAPKMNTLNTFIYSFSQVLFAFLGDGYIRTYRQAEETSDLWPTAHYGKLRAFWFWTWSTAKVSFSNVGTAFTRDVRGAIQTKKEHLFIVYDDAPPEDDPFFDLPFIKKKEESPDKHSLKGAHIFH; encoded by the coding sequence ATGGGTGAGGAACAGGGAGATACAGGAAATGGCAGCCTAAAGAAGGCTGTGGCATTCCTGTCTGGACTGGCCCTGTACCAGCTCCCGCATGCCGCGATATCTGCTGGTAACTTTACGGTAGGAAGATTTCAGATTCCTCAGCAATATGTTGGCTTGTACATCAACAGGATGATTATACCGTACAGAATCTTCTCACTACTAGGAGTTGCAGTCTTGACAGTTTATGATCAGTTTTATGAATCTGGTATCAGCCAGATAACAGTTGGACTATTTTGGGGTGTTATAGGCTGCTATATAGCCTTGTTACTCACATACTGTTCAGGAGGAATTCAGGGACATCTCACTCTCTACTACTGGATGGTCATCTTGGCTTCAGCTATCGTTGGTGCAGCCTTTGTCGGAATCGTCAAGGCTTTAGGAGATGATGTAACTTACCTCCTGGTTGCCCTTCCAGTGTCAGGAATTCTGGCGTCCTCCTATCACATATCGTTCATTGTCATTTCTCAGTATTTGAACTTCTCAAACATATACTACTGGCTGGTATTCTGGCAGTGGATTTGTGCGATATCACTGATAGCGGCTGTATCAGTTCTTGTCTGGACATTCATGGGTATAACTCCTAATGGAAATAGTACTAATACCACTTCTACTACTTGTACTGAAAGTGGTTCTGGAGGTGGAGAGTTCTTGAAATCATTACACAATGCCCTATCTCCACTGTTATTGGTTGCATTTGGGTATGGCATCCAGAACATGTTCTATCCATCAGTAGCTCCATATAAAATTATTGGCATAGACAGAGGTTACAAGATAGATGTTGCAGTTTTAATCACGAGTGCTGTACCGCCATtgttattcttgtacctTATATCCCAAGGAAAGGGCCCAAACAAGAAGTGGACTAGTGGTAATGCTAGGTGGTGGCATGGAGCCTGGGCGTTTTTTGGAATAGAGGTGATGTGTGGAATGCTCTTCTTTTCAACTCTTCACTACCCAAATAGTGCCATGCCAAGAGCTATAAAGGATAGTATTTGGGGTCTCGGATTCTTCACAGTACTCTACGATTTCTCCGTGCAGATGACTAGATGTATAGGAAGTAACGGAGTTGACAAGCAGGGAGGTAAAGATGCCCCTAAGATGAATACACTCAACACCTTTATATACTCCTTCTCGCAAGTTCTCTTTGCATTCCTTGGAGATGGATACATTAGAACATATCGCCAAGCGGAAGAAACTTCAGATTTATGGCCTACTGCTCACTATGGAAAACTCAGGGCCTTTTGGTTCTGGACCTGGAGTACAGCAAAGGTATCGTTTAGCAACGTAGGAACTGCCTTTACCAGAGATGTAAGGGGAGCTATTCAAACTAAAAAGGAGCATTTATTCATAGTCTACGATGACGCTCCTCCCGAGGATGACCCCTTCTTTGACCTTCCATTTATTaaaaagaaggaagagtcTCCAGATAAACACAGCTTAAAGGGAGCacacatttttcactaG